One segment of Panicum virgatum strain AP13 chromosome 3K, P.virgatum_v5, whole genome shotgun sequence DNA contains the following:
- the LOC120699970 gene encoding B3 domain-containing protein Os12g0592300-like isoform X2, whose translation MAEKGCESCRKWQEHYYWEHMDVTKIRFFKLMTGDFANGISIPERFAKNFNRTGSIDLKAPSGETWNIGIDKHDDELFLVSRWKDFVKAHRLRENDLLVFTCSGNFSFDVMIFEASGYEKVSSLLGNSTGTDMRKRFDDMADRGKPGKQAEHYALTHSEDATHLAGFPHHACTSKKSGSRNSRQMPESSNSSSDHVKHDAICKEESDEECTNSNYYYSRIANRLSDEEKEKITSLASIRPDNPAFVTVLQMSHVRRKSNFLIFPSRFVADHLDTRLHEITLVRPNRKDKWCVKYAYAHGAQGIRNYTFSMFVQENRLREGDICAFELMKGARRVTMTVHAIRKVDGWFVRLG comes from the exons ATGGCTGAGAAGGGGTGTGAGAGCTGCAGGAAGTGGCAAGAGCACTACTACTGGGAGCACATGGATGTGACCAAGATCCGCTTCTTCAAGCTCATGACCGGAGATTTCGCCAACGGCATT aGCATACCAGAAAGGTTTGCAAAGAATTTCAACAGGACCGGAAGTATTGACCTGAAAGCACCCAGCGGTGAAACATGGAACATCGGCATTGACAAGCATGACGATGAGCTGTTCCTTGTGTCTAGATGGAAGGATTTCGTCAAGGCTCATAGACTGCGGGAGAATGACCTTCTTGTCTTCACATGCAGTGGCAACTTTTCCTTTGATGTCATGATCTTTGAAGCGAGCGGCTACGAGAAGGTTTCTTCTCTGTTAGGCAACAGTACTGGTACTGATATGCGCAAACGTTTTGATGATATGGCTGATAGGGGTAAACCGGGTAAACAAGCTGAGCATTACGCTCTGACTCATTCTGAGGACGCTACTCACCTGGCTGGATTCCCTCATCATGCCTGTACTTCAAAGAAATCTGGAAGCAGGAATTCAA GGCAAATGCCTGAATCTTCAAACAGTAGCAGTGATCATGTTAAGCATGATGCTATTTGCAAAGAAGAAAGTGATGAAGAGTGTACCAACTCCAACTACTACTACTCAAGGATTGCCAACAGGCTAAGCGATGAGGAAAAGGAGAAAATAACCAGCTTGGCTTCAATCCGACCAGACAATCCGGCATTTGTGACTGTTCTGCAGATGAGCCATGTTCGACGCAAGAGCAACTTTCTG ATCTTCCCCAGTCGATTTGTTGCTGACCACCTTGACACTAGACTGCACGAGATCACACTTGTCAGGCCAAATAGGAAAGACAAGTGGTGCGTCAAGTACGCCTACGCACACGGTGCTCAAGGCATCCGGAACTACACCTTCTCCATGTTTGTGCAGGAAAACAGGCTTCGTGAAGGCGATATCTGCGCCTTCGAGCTGATGAAAGGGGCAAGGAGGGTGACCATGACCGTCCATGCCATCAGGAAGGTTGACGGCTGGTTTGTTCGCCTGGGCTAA
- the LOC120699970 gene encoding B3 domain-containing protein Os12g0592300-like isoform X1 yields the protein MRMAEKGCESCRKWQEHYYWEHMDVTKIRFFKLMTGDFANGISIPERFAKNFNRTGSIDLKAPSGETWNIGIDKHDDELFLVSRWKDFVKAHRLRENDLLVFTCSGNFSFDVMIFEASGYEKVSSLLGNSTGTDMRKRFDDMADRGKPGKQAEHYALTHSEDATHLAGFPHHACTSKKSGSRNSRQMPESSNSSSDHVKHDAICKEESDEECTNSNYYYSRIANRLSDEEKEKITSLASIRPDNPAFVTVLQMSHVRRKSNFLIFPSRFVADHLDTRLHEITLVRPNRKDKWCVKYAYAHGAQGIRNYTFSMFVQENRLREGDICAFELMKGARRVTMTVHAIRKVDGWFVRLG from the exons atg CGGATGGCTGAGAAGGGGTGTGAGAGCTGCAGGAAGTGGCAAGAGCACTACTACTGGGAGCACATGGATGTGACCAAGATCCGCTTCTTCAAGCTCATGACCGGAGATTTCGCCAACGGCATT aGCATACCAGAAAGGTTTGCAAAGAATTTCAACAGGACCGGAAGTATTGACCTGAAAGCACCCAGCGGTGAAACATGGAACATCGGCATTGACAAGCATGACGATGAGCTGTTCCTTGTGTCTAGATGGAAGGATTTCGTCAAGGCTCATAGACTGCGGGAGAATGACCTTCTTGTCTTCACATGCAGTGGCAACTTTTCCTTTGATGTCATGATCTTTGAAGCGAGCGGCTACGAGAAGGTTTCTTCTCTGTTAGGCAACAGTACTGGTACTGATATGCGCAAACGTTTTGATGATATGGCTGATAGGGGTAAACCGGGTAAACAAGCTGAGCATTACGCTCTGACTCATTCTGAGGACGCTACTCACCTGGCTGGATTCCCTCATCATGCCTGTACTTCAAAGAAATCTGGAAGCAGGAATTCAA GGCAAATGCCTGAATCTTCAAACAGTAGCAGTGATCATGTTAAGCATGATGCTATTTGCAAAGAAGAAAGTGATGAAGAGTGTACCAACTCCAACTACTACTACTCAAGGATTGCCAACAGGCTAAGCGATGAGGAAAAGGAGAAAATAACCAGCTTGGCTTCAATCCGACCAGACAATCCGGCATTTGTGACTGTTCTGCAGATGAGCCATGTTCGACGCAAGAGCAACTTTCTG ATCTTCCCCAGTCGATTTGTTGCTGACCACCTTGACACTAGACTGCACGAGATCACACTTGTCAGGCCAAATAGGAAAGACAAGTGGTGCGTCAAGTACGCCTACGCACACGGTGCTCAAGGCATCCGGAACTACACCTTCTCCATGTTTGTGCAGGAAAACAGGCTTCGTGAAGGCGATATCTGCGCCTTCGAGCTGATGAAAGGGGCAAGGAGGGTGACCATGACCGTCCATGCCATCAGGAAGGTTGACGGCTGGTTTGTTCGCCTGGGCTAA